A window of the Sphingobium sp. CAP-1 genome harbors these coding sequences:
- a CDS encoding ATP-binding protein, with the protein MTAPVARRIRWLPGQWPADAAGRRNMALLVQLRWIAIAGQIATILFVEFAMGIHLPLSSMLVVPCIAVLMNAGSLMVLRRRTDITHAELFLSLLFDVLALTTQLYLSGGATNPFLSLYLVQVALGAVLLHRWSVWGIVAASSLCAAMLTFAYRPLDLSDRLEGHLFDLHIIGTWICLVMIAVLLVLFMTRMTHNLQQRDSYLARLRQQAVEEEHIVRMGLLASGAAHELGTPLAQLAVVLGDWRHMPQIRKHPALVEEVEEMEAAVKRCKSILTGILMSAGEARGEAPEATDVRSFIEIIARDWRAANPGMPLRSDFGPHDYPRIVADPVIRQAVTNLLDNAREAGATYINMMVSRDSQWLHIAVRDNGRGFSPEMLADFGKPYRSSKGRQGGGLGLFLVVNVVRKLGGRVDASNGADGGAMVLLRLPFATLALEEETHDD; encoded by the coding sequence ATGACCGCGCCCGTCGCCAGGCGCATCCGCTGGCTGCCCGGCCAGTGGCCCGCGGACGCCGCAGGACGGCGGAACATGGCGCTGCTGGTGCAATTGCGCTGGATCGCCATCGCCGGGCAGATCGCGACGATCCTGTTCGTCGAGTTCGCCATGGGCATCCATCTGCCGCTGTCGTCCATGCTGGTGGTGCCCTGCATCGCGGTGCTGATGAACGCAGGCAGCCTGATGGTGCTGCGCCGCCGCACCGACATCACCCATGCCGAACTGTTCCTGTCGCTGTTGTTCGACGTGCTGGCGCTGACGACGCAGCTGTACCTGAGCGGCGGCGCGACCAATCCCTTCCTCTCGCTCTATCTGGTGCAGGTGGCGCTGGGCGCGGTGCTGCTGCATCGCTGGAGCGTCTGGGGCATCGTCGCCGCGTCGTCGCTGTGCGCGGCGATGCTGACCTTCGCCTATCGCCCGCTCGACCTGAGCGACCGGCTGGAAGGGCATTTGTTCGACCTGCACATTATCGGCACCTGGATCTGCCTCGTCATGATCGCGGTGCTGCTGGTGCTGTTCATGACGCGGATGACGCACAATTTGCAACAGCGCGATTCCTATCTCGCCCGGCTGCGGCAGCAGGCGGTGGAGGAGGAGCATATCGTGCGCATGGGCCTGCTGGCGTCGGGCGCGGCGCATGAACTGGGCACGCCCCTCGCCCAGCTTGCCGTGGTGCTGGGCGACTGGCGGCACATGCCGCAGATCCGCAAACATCCCGCGCTGGTCGAGGAAGTGGAGGAAATGGAAGCGGCGGTGAAGCGGTGCAAATCGATCCTGACCGGCATATTGATGTCGGCGGGCGAAGCGCGTGGCGAAGCCCCCGAAGCGACCGACGTGCGCAGCTTCATCGAGATTATCGCCCGCGACTGGCGCGCCGCCAATCCGGGAATGCCGCTGCGCAGCGATTTCGGCCCGCACGACTATCCCCGCATCGTCGCCGACCCGGTGATCCGCCAGGCCGTGACCAACCTGCTGGACAATGCGCGTGAAGCGGGCGCAACCTATATCAACATGATGGTCAGCCGCGACAGCCAGTGGCTGCACATCGCGGTGCGCGACAATGGCCGGGGGTTCAGCCCGGAGATGCTGGCCGATTTCGGTAAACCCTATCGGTCGAGCAAAGGCCGGCAGGGCGGCGGGCTTGGCCTGTTCCTGGTGGTCAATGTCGTGCGCAAGCTGGGCGGGCGGGTCGACGCCAGCAATGGCGCCGATGGCGGCGCGATGGTGCTGCTGCGCCTGCCCTTCGCGACGCTGGCGCTGGAGGAGGAGACGCATGACGACTGA
- a CDS encoding response regulator transcription factor, producing MTTDRQLLIVEDDEAFARTLKRSFERRGYDVLLADSLEGVTAVLAANRPGFAVVDLKLGPQSGLACVAALHTHDPAMLIVVLTGFASIATAVEAIKLGATNYLAKPSNTDDIEAAFARSGGNPETPLAPRPTSIKTLEWEHIHEVLKDSDFNISEAARRLGMHRRTLARKLAKRQVG from the coding sequence ATGACGACTGACCGGCAGCTTCTGATCGTCGAGGATGACGAGGCGTTCGCAAGAACGCTGAAACGCTCGTTCGAACGGCGCGGTTATGATGTGCTGCTGGCCGACAGTCTGGAAGGCGTGACCGCCGTGCTGGCCGCCAACCGGCCGGGCTTTGCGGTGGTCGACCTGAAACTGGGGCCGCAATCGGGCCTCGCCTGCGTGGCCGCGCTGCACACCCATGATCCGGCCATGCTGATCGTGGTGCTGACCGGCTTCGCCAGCATCGCCACGGCGGTCGAGGCGATCAAGCTGGGCGCGACCAACTATCTGGCCAAACCGTCCAACACCGACGATATCGAAGCCGCCTTCGCCCGCTCCGGCGGCAATCCCGAAACCCCGCTGGCGCCGCGCCCGACATCGATCAAGACGCTGGAATGGGAACATATCCATGAAGTGCTGAAGGACAGCGACTTCAACATCTCCGAAGCCGCGCGACGGCTGGGGATGCATCGCCGCACGCTCGCAAGGAAGCTGGCCAAACGGCAGGTCGGTTAA
- a CDS encoding tyrosine-type recombinase/integrase — MAKHNAANARIKREYFIYLKEAQRRDEGSIDAVAKALARFEEANGHKDFKTFHRAQAVAFKHKLDKQLAIRTGKPLSRATVNSILTALRAFFVWLAGQPGYKSRLSYGDADYFNLAEKDVRIAKASRHKTFPSLEQVHHVIAVMPTETVMELRNRALVAFALLTGARDGALASFRLKHIDLVQGRVDQDARDVKTKASKTFPTWFFPVGGEALAIVRDWCDYLRRVLLWSDDDPLFPPTQIGRGENGDFAPIGLRRGECWQGAGPIRDIFRKAFEAAGLPYFNPHSLRDTLVQFGEQVCTTAEQFKAWSQNLGHDRVLTTFTSYGAVAPHRQAELIRGMTGAKSGSGKVATAVDPNLVAKILAAMANLPDEGPT; from the coding sequence ATGGCAAAGCACAACGCCGCCAACGCCCGAATCAAGCGGGAATATTTCATTTATCTGAAAGAAGCGCAGCGTCGGGATGAAGGATCGATCGATGCCGTCGCCAAGGCGCTGGCGCGCTTTGAGGAGGCGAACGGGCACAAGGACTTCAAGACCTTTCACCGGGCGCAGGCTGTCGCCTTCAAACACAAGCTGGACAAGCAACTGGCGATCCGCACCGGCAAGCCGCTGAGCCGGGCAACGGTCAATTCCATCCTGACAGCCTTGCGCGCGTTCTTCGTCTGGCTGGCGGGGCAGCCCGGTTACAAGTCCCGTCTGTCCTATGGCGATGCAGACTATTTCAACTTGGCTGAAAAGGACGTGCGGATTGCCAAGGCGTCGCGACACAAGACATTCCCTTCGCTGGAGCAGGTCCACCATGTTATCGCTGTCATGCCTACGGAAACTGTGATGGAACTGCGCAACCGGGCGCTAGTGGCCTTTGCCCTACTGACGGGCGCGCGAGATGGGGCGCTGGCGTCGTTCCGGCTGAAACACATCGATCTGGTGCAAGGCCGCGTCGATCAGGACGCGCGCGATGTTAAGACCAAGGCCAGCAAGACCTTCCCCACATGGTTTTTCCCGGTAGGCGGCGAAGCCTTGGCGATTGTGCGGGACTGGTGCGACTATCTGCGCCGCGTCTTGCTTTGGAGCGATGACGATCCTCTCTTTCCGCCGACGCAAATCGGACGTGGCGAGAATGGCGACTTTGCGCCGATTGGCCTACGCAGGGGCGAGTGCTGGCAGGGAGCGGGGCCGATAAGGGATATTTTCCGCAAGGCATTCGAAGCGGCTGGGCTGCCCTATTTCAACCCGCATTCGCTGCGCGATACCCTTGTGCAGTTTGGCGAACAGGTTTGCACCACGGCAGAGCAATTCAAGGCATGGTCGCAGAATCTGGGCCATGACAGGGTGTTGACGACTTTTACCAGCTATGGCGCCGTTGCCCCGCACCGGCAGGCGGAATTGATCCGGGGCATGACGGGCGCAAAGAGCGGGTCGGGCAAGGTTGCGACTGCGGTTGATCCGAACTTGGTGGCTAAAATTCTGGCTGCCATGGCGAACTTGCCGGATGAAGGGCCAACGTGA
- a CDS encoding helix-turn-helix domain-containing protein, whose product MPPHRGNPQRVKQHRFYSAAELATCCGVHKNTVRHWQANGLEPVSNGRPILFDGATVRAFLAKRNASRKRPCPPGTLYCVKCRQPRPPAMGMVEATRQNATTGNLRAICEACGTMMHRRTRLAAIPALMPNLDVQIREADPRLCERTEPSLNCDNLKE is encoded by the coding sequence ATGCCCCCGCACCGGGGCAACCCGCAACGGGTCAAGCAGCACCGTTTTTACAGTGCGGCGGAATTGGCCACCTGTTGCGGCGTCCACAAAAACACCGTGCGGCACTGGCAGGCCAATGGGCTGGAGCCGGTCAGCAATGGCCGCCCGATCCTGTTTGACGGCGCGACCGTTCGGGCCTTCCTTGCCAAGCGCAACGCCAGCCGCAAGCGGCCCTGTCCGCCCGGAACGCTCTATTGCGTCAAATGCCGTCAGCCGCGCCCGCCCGCCATGGGAATGGTCGAAGCAACCCGCCAGAATGCCACTACGGGCAACCTGCGCGCCATATGCGAAGCCTGCGGCACGATGATGCACCGACGCACCCGGCTGGCCGCCATCCCCGCGCTCATGCCCAATCTGGACGTCCAAATCAGGGAGGCGGACCCACGCCTATGTGAGCGCACCGAACCTTCCCTGAATTGTGACAATCTAAAGGAGTAA
- a CDS encoding helix-turn-helix domain-containing protein, whose product MKLESIVVEPLAYSVSEACRVSSLGRTRLYQLIGEGRLEVRRIGRRTLIPAASLRALIEGKA is encoded by the coding sequence GTGAAATTAGAAAGCATCGTTGTCGAACCGCTCGCTTATTCGGTGAGCGAAGCGTGCCGCGTATCGTCATTGGGTCGCACGCGCCTTTATCAATTGATCGGCGAAGGGCGGCTGGAGGTGCGCAGGATCGGCAGGCGCACCCTCATTCCGGCAGCGTCACTGCGCGCGCTGATTGAAGGGAAGGCGTGA